A genome region from Engraulis encrasicolus isolate BLACKSEA-1 chromosome 6, IST_EnEncr_1.0, whole genome shotgun sequence includes the following:
- the aspm gene encoding abnormal spindle-like microcephaly-associated protein: MAAEWMAFSPTHSLSENSKMNGSGMDTNKENASIPVLSLDTFSRPPFVSFGNVKMGSSKTLVLKIVNPIDEVSMDVKVEKIASSKGFSVDQTRLSIEPSGSAILAITWTPVEDGGFRELITFTANGFSKHQAVLLGKVDAPRKKKKSLWDSIKAKNADPSATGRVKKAETGPHKAVNKTFHVSRQPQYKREKARSPLSQFNRERPSLKVSHHEENESAKASKKQQPPRKPQVPSIQGDVENGPQQCISPRVLQVSADKLLSVPSAAKTPQTPTGLSERRMLNKTLSPVGSMFRPQGPGCDSPLPVIKTRPTNDTLESKSPKGKAQMPKLSLPKSPVPSLSDALDIIDSDLCQPVSPPNACSSFDFSDSLESEEGGPAPLPHPGTSSDSHGPALDVEPGADREDDAVPFELDLAEPRLTFFVKPKTAQSSSSSSSSSSSSSTSSSAAVSAVSGLGCPGKVARKVKVSAAEDACLPARPAVCSATVTKSRAPPPPPPPSSPPASSRRTVKTSRRRLLGGPASSSSVGGVERLPDATSSAGLPVIAANDMSTRSTHAGSSSSSSSSSSSSVPPMSSGEDHWPNSSSIVSSPDGAAAEETDTAAERDEEQCVVVVVAAGTEREQFVVQKPLPLSVPLHLGKKRKSDEYLRGDVAPEDNQRKSQSQTLAKRSRAQGGQMQGAVSRDVSRVAAKGSVAQPSMLQKQPKAAGSVSRADVVKRASRTQSRPPPQRTTHRAPSVRSSSTSSVRKSRVIAVAQSQLSFIKPATPTVIPRHPLPFAAKNMFFDERWLEKQERGFTWWINYVLTPDDFRVTAEVTKVSALSLTSGDSKFAVPKAPTKEEMSLRTYTARRRLNRLRRAACQLFSSDDMVKAIQRLEIEVEARRLLIRKDRHLWKDIGERQKVLNWLLSYNPLWLRIGLETIYGELISLESNDDVMGLAMFILGRLLWNPDIAGEYRHAKVPHLYRDGHEENLSRFTLKKLLLLVCFLDRAKQSRLIEHDPCLFCMDAEFKTSKDLLLAFSRDFLSGEGILPRHLGLLGLPVSHVQTPLDEFDFAVRNLATDLRCGIRLVRVVELFTQDWSLSKGLRLPAISRLQKIHNVEMALAVLRKRGVDLKDDHGAAIDSRDIADGHREKTLALLWKIIFAFQVEVLLDEDQLKEEISFLRRTWRTKRKLQSLRADNSTSQRAMRSQPDIKHSSAKLALLMDWVNAVCEFYDLKAENFTVSFSDGRVLCLLVHHYHPSQLPLAKVKLDTTQTVECGARGRVELNTSSSDSDTSLDGSSAALNGPLSPSVDFKELLDNERSNFLLLNSAVSYLGGVPAMINPTDMSNTIPNEKVVTCFLSFLCTRLLDLRNETRAARVIQGAWRKYKLKKNLELYQARTAAASKIQAVVRSFLSRRRALRCAAAAVTIQTAWRGYAARRTLKRMQMARALAHYSQAAIILQKSYRAWRSREFLKKSRAAVVIQAWYRMHAASQQYRRLRAAAVRVQAWFRGCVQRRRFLALQLRQASAVTIQSAVRGHLVRRRLALLSAAAIFIQRSFRARRQRDQERARYLTLKHAAVTLQAAYRGLRARREQETRRQAAVRIQATFRMAMARKAYRELQRTAELHRCATLIQAHYRRYRAQCQFKAKRSAALVIQQHYRAHRSAMQTRSEYVRLRQAAVVLQAAYRGTQVRRALRTKNHAAVVIQSHVRFFLCRRRYLALRAAAVVVQRRYRASVLGRAERERYQQVQRAAVVLQAATRGLLLRRRLQREHQAATVIQAFFRGQKARLSYLALRCAATIIQQRYRTVAAGRLAREDYLRKRAAAVCLQSAFRGARARRRVREMHEAATVIQAFFRAQKARLSYLALRCAATIIQQRYRAVVAGRRVREDYLRKRAAAVRLQSSFRGARARRRVREMHKAATVIQAFFRAQKAQLSYLALRCAATIIQQRYRAVVAGRRAREDYLRKRAAAVCLQSAFRGVRARKRVREMHKAATVIQARFRGHVQLVSYQRSRRAAQVIQQRLRAHLARNAAVREYSALKSAAVCLQASYRGMMARRRLAEKQSAAVVIQRIYRTHKQRRDYLALRGAVVKIQRHLRATLMARQEQRRLCSVRNAAVTLQSAFRGMKDRRELKRQHTAAVLIQAHFRMHRTRVRYQAMRLASVIIQTHYRHRLQGKRVREDYLKLRRSATLVQAVFRGNRARRDVGRMHSAARLIQAQFRMHRLRARYLALQWATKAIQERYRANRLRNYQVQQYATMKRAALTIQSAFRGHQARQELKTRHNMATVIQRQFLTFLERRRFLAVRAAAVLCQRRYRAKRTVLECRQEYLDKRKACVTIQACYRGFRVRKQVRQQHKAATIIQACVRKHLCRSHYVRLLSAVQVVQDRFRANVQMREALEDYQRKRQAVAVLQAAFRGMKVRQSLLLQHQAAVVLQSSWRACQERRRYLALRATAVAIQRRYQAVKAAREDRQRYLCLRRAAITLQAALRGRNTRKHLLRQHQAATTIQAAFRGWSQHVKYQAMRFSAIVIQTQYRAYMVGRGVRQEYATLRRSAVAIQAAFRGHLARRKAAEMQRAATVIQASFRRRRQQATFRRQRWAASVLQQRFRASQLRNEHVQNYQQLRSAAVSLQAAFRAKKARQQASRLRAARVVQSFLKMAVQRRHYLRTRAASVTLQAAWRARLARQRYTQTRVAATLIQAWYRSCRRAREEREQLARAGWAAVTLQAAFRGMLARRTAQRERAAVRIQATLRGALQRRRFQRLRRSAIALQAVYRGCRLRREVERQRAAAVVIQQHYRAHRLGQIDRQHFLKTRAAALLIQGALRQLLWRRAVRREEAAVRIQAFFRGRQARQHCVARRAAVRTVHRCLQTRLQRTRFLALQQNARLVQRRWRETLASRRQRQHFLLVKVSAVTIQACWRGHATRINISKEKKAAILIQARFRGHAQRRNFQQLREVTVAMQRRFRAVRRERLERADQMRRAAAATVLQAHWRGWLTRRRLQEARDARRRLCFTSAAYHHACAIRIQRAYRAHRALQAARAQMHSVLCIQRWVKCWLQRRRYLLERERAREARREAQEREARRHHAATVIQRAVRAHLQRRRQERVHRGILRAQALWRGHCSRKLHDNRKIVAMRHRFRKVNRELKEEDRLRNKTVTAIDYLLAFNNYAYILLALKYLETATRLSPECCEHLVKSGATEKIVTLIRSCNRSLPSMEAISLATQVLLNLSKYERTLEAVFAAEHAVDMLLDLLQIYREKAGDKMDTKGGSIFTKACFLLYLLVQDAHRAAEVRSIPKAVDRLRSIYRLTMRKCRKDTERLVAQQRSTGSLNGSLLIPPTPRKSRAPPRFVPDWVLGKNKRRDIDSLTAIQMVADVLCIKL; this comes from the exons ATGGCAGCGGAGTGGATGGCGTTTAGTCCTACACATTCCCTGTCTGAAAATTCAAAGATGAATGGCAGCGGCATGGACACAAATAAGGAAAACGCATCGATTCCTGTTTTAAGTTTGGATACGTTTTCGAGACCTCCTTTTGTGTCGTTTGGAAATGTTAAAATGGGATCATCTAAAACGTTAGTTTTAAAAATAGTAAATCCCATAGACGAGGTTTCTATGGACGTGAAAGTCGAGAAAATTGCGTCTTCGAAAGGATTCTCAGTTGACCAAACAAGACTCTCGATTGAG CCCAGTGGAAGTGCCATTTTGGCAATAACTTGGACGCCTGTGGAGGATGGCGGCTTCAGGGAACTGATTACATTTACAGCTAACGGGTTTAGCAAACACCAAGCTGTTCTTCTTGGCAAAGTGGACGCACCGAGGAAGAAAAAG AAGAGTCTGTGGGATTCAATCAAAGCCAAAAACGCAGACCCCTCCGCCACTGGTCGCGTGAAGAAAGCGGAGACTGGCCCACACAAGGCTGTCAACAAAACGTTCCACGTGTCGAGACAGCCCCAGTACAAAAGAGAGAAGGCAAGGAGTCCCCTGTCACAGTTTAACAGGGAGAGGCCTTCTCTTAAAGTTTCCCACCATGAGGAGAATGAGTCTGCCAAGGCCTCCAAAAAGCAACAACCCCCCAGGAAGCCCCAAGTGCCTTCCATTCAGGGTGATGTTGAGAACGGCCCTCAGCAGTGCATCTCCCCTCGCGTGCTGCAGGTCTCCGCAGACAAACTCTTATCTGTTCCCTCCGCGGCAAAAACCCCTCAGACCCCCACGGGCTTATCAGAGCGCAGGATGTTGAACAAGACTCTGTCCCCCGTCGGGTCCATGTTTAGGCCGCAAGGTCCCGGCTGTGACAGCCCCCTGCCCGTGATAAAGACCCGCCCGACGAACGACACGCTAGAGTCGAAATCGCCAAAGGGGAAAGCGCAGATGCCCAAATTGTCCCTGCCCAAGTCGCCCGTGCCCTCGCTGAGCGACGCGCTGGACATCATCGACTCGGATCTGTGCCAGCCGGTCAGCCCACCCAACGCCTGCTCCAGCTTTGACTTCTCCGACTCCCTGGAGTCTGAGGAGGGAggccctgctcctcttcctcatcctggcACCAGCAGCGACAGTCATGGCCCAGCTCTGGACGTGGAGCCTGGAGCGGATCGTGAGGATGACGCCGTGCCCTTCGAGCTCGACCTTGCTGAGCCCAGACTCACATTCTTCGTCAAACCAAAAACGGctcaatcatcatcatcctcatcgtcatcctcgtcctcctcctccacatcatcatcagcagcagtatCAGCAGTGTCAGGACTCGGCTGCCCTGGCAAGGTGGCGAGGAAAGTCAAGGTCAGCGCTGCGGAGGACGCCTGTCTCCCTGCGAGGCCTGCGGTGTGCTCTGCCACAGTTACCAAAAGTagagcgccgccgccgccgcctccgCCATCCTCCCCTCCAGCCAGCTCTCGCCGCACTGTCAAGACATCGCGGCGCAGGCTCCTGGGAGGgccggccagcagcagcagcgtgggGGGTGTGGAGAGGCTGCCAGATGCCACGAGCTCTGCTGGACTGCCGGTCATCGCTGCGAACGACATGAGTACTCGCAGCACACATgccggctcctcctcctcttcatcatcatcctcctcttcctcggtgCCCCCCATGTCCTCGGGGGAAGACCACTggcccaacagcagcagcatcgtCAGTAGTCCCGACGGGGCGGCGGCAGAGGAGACGGACACAGCAGCGGAGCGGGATGAGGAgcagtgtgtggtggtggtggtggcggccggCACCGAGCGGGAGCAGTTTGTGGTCCAGAAGCCGCTGCCGCTGAGTGTGCCGCTGCATCTTGGGAAGAAGCGCAAGAGTGACGAGTACCTGAGGGGCGATGTGGCGCCCGAGGACAACCAGAGGAAGAGCCAGAGCCAGACCCTGGCGAAGAGGAGCCGGGCACAGGGTGGGCAGATGCAGGGCGCTGTCAGCAGAGATGTCAGTCGAGTGGCAGCGAAAGGCTCTGTGGCACAACCCTCTATGCTGCAGAAGCAGCCCAAAGCAGCTG GTTCAGTGTCGAGGGCTGATGTCGTCAAGCGGGCCTCCAGGACACAGTCGAGGCCGCCCCCTCAGAGAACGACCCACAGAG CCCCGTCGGTGAGGTCCTCGTCCACCTCCTCGGTGCGGAAGTCTCGGGTGATCGCGGTGGCTCAGTCCCAGCTGTCCTTCATAAAGCCAGCCACCCCCACAG TCATCCCGCGGCACCCGCTGCCCTTCGCGGCCAAGAACATGTTCTTCGACGAGCGCTGGCTGGAGAAGCAGGAGAGGGGCTTCACCTGGTGGATAAACTACGTCCTCACACCCGATGACTTCCGGGTCACCGCAGAGGTCACCAAAG TGAGTGCCCTGTCCCTGACGAGTGGTGACAGCAAGTTTGCGGTCCCCAAAGCCCCGACTAAAGAGGAGATGTCGCTGCGGACGTACACAGCTCGGCGGCGTCTGAACCGGCTGCGGCGCGCGGCGTGCCAGCTCTTCTCCTCGGACGACATGGTGAAGGCCATCCAGAGACTGGAGATTGAGGTGGAGGCACGCAGACTCCTCATACGCAAGGACCGACACCTCTGGAAGGACATAG GGGAGCGTCAAAAGGTCTTGAACTGGCTCTTGTCGTACAATCCACTCTGGCTGCGTATAGGACTGGAG ACGATCTACGGGGAGCTGATCTCTCTGGAGAGTAATGACGATGTGATGGGGCTGGCCATGTTCATCCTGGGCCGCCTGCTGTGGAACCCCGACATCGCAGGCGAATACCGGCACGCCAAGGTGCCGCACCTCTACCGAGACG GTCACGAGGAGAACCTATCCCGCTTCACTCTGAAGAAGCTCCTCCTGCTCGTCTGCTTCCTGGACCGAGCCAAGCAGTCCCGCCTCATAGAACACGACCCCTGCCTCTTCTGCATGGACGCCGAGTTCAAG acgAGTAAGGACCTGCTGCTGGCGTTCTCGCGTGACTTCCTGAGCGGTGAGGGGATTCTGCCTCGACACCTGGGCCTTCTCGGCTTACCTGTGAGCCATGTGCAGACGCCCCTGGACGAGTTTGACTTCGCCGTCAGGAACCTGGCGACCGACCTGCGCTGCGGCATTCGCCTGGT GCGCGTGGTGGAGCTGTTCACCCAGGACTGGAGCCTGTCCAAGGGGCTGCGTCTGCCGGCCATCAGCCGCCTCCAGAAGATCCACAACGTGGAGATGGCCCTCGCCGTGCTGCGCAAGAGGGGGGTGGACCTCAAGGATGACCATG gtgcaGCCATCGACTCCAGGGACATTGCAGATGGCCACAGGGAGAAGACTCTCGCCCTCCTCTGGAAGATCATCTTTGCATTCCAG GTGGAGGTGTTGCTGGATGAGGATCAGCTGAAGGAGGAGATCAGCTTCCTCAGGAGAACGTGGCGGACCAAGCGGAAGCTCCAGTCTCTGCGTGCGGATAACAGCACCTCCCAGAGGGCCATGAGGTCACAGCCCGACATCAAGCACAGCAGCGCCAAGCTCGCCCTGCTCATGGACTGGGTCAACGCCGTCTGCGAGTTCTATGACCTTaag GCCGAGAACTTCACGGTGTCCTTCTCGGACGGCCGTGTCCTGTGTCTGCTGGTGCACCACTACCACCCCAGCCAGCTGCCCTTGGCCAAGGTCAAACTGGACACCACGCAGACCGTGGAGTGCGGCGCCCGCGGCCGAGTCGAGCTCAACACCTCCAGCAGCGACTCGGACACCTCCCTCGATGGCAGTTCTGCCGCTCTCAACG GCCCCCTGTCCCCCTCGGTGGACTTCAAAGAGCTGCTGGACAACGAGAGAAGTAACTTCCTGCTGTTGAACTCCGCTGTGTCGTACCTGGGGGGAGTACCCGCCATGATCAACCCCACCGACATGTCCAACACCATCCCCAACGAGAAG GTCGTCACATGCTTCCTGTCATTCTTATGCACTCGTCTGCTGGACCTGAGGAACGAGACGCGAGCAGCCAGGGTCATCCAGGGTGCCTGGAGGAAGTACAAGCTGAAGAAGAACCTCGAACTCTACCAG GCAAGAACTGCAGCTGCTAGTAAGATCCAGGCCGTCGTGAGAAGCTTCCTGTCCAGGAGGCGAGCGCTGAGGTGTGCAGCGGCGGCCGTCACTATCCAGACCGCATGGAGAGGCTACGCAGCGCGGCGCACGCTAAAACGCATGCAGATGGCACGTGCTCTAGCACACTACAGCCAAGCAGCCATCATCCTTCAG AAATCCTACAGAGCATGGCGCAGCCGCGAGTTTCTGAAGAAGAGTCGTGCTGCCGTGGTGATCCAGGCCTGGTACCGCATGCACGCCGCCAGCCAGCAGTACCGGCGTCTCAGAGCGGCAGCTGTGCGCGTCCAGGCGTGGTTCAGGGGCTGCGTCCAGAGACGACGCTTCCTGGCCCTGCAGCTGCGGCAGGCGTCCGCCGTGACCATCCAGAGTGCCGTCAGGGGGCACCTCGTCCGCAGGCGCCTCGCCCTCCTGAGTGCGGCGGCCATCTTCATCCAGCGCAGCTTCCGGGCGCGTCGCCAGCGGGACCAGGAGAGGGCGCGCTACCTGACCTTGAAACACGCGGCCGTGACCTTGCAGGCGGCGTACAGAGGCCTGCGGGCACGCCGAGAGCAGGAAACCAGACGGCAGGCGGCCGTTAGGATCCAGGCGACGTTCCGGATGGCGATGGCTCGTAAGGCCTACAGGGAGCTGCAGAGGACCGCCGAGCTTCACAGGTGTGCTACGCTCATCCAGGCGCACTACCGCCGCTACCGTGCCCAGTGTCAGTTTAAGGCCAAAAGGTCGGCGGCTCTTGTCATTCAGCAGCATTACAGAGCCCATCGTTCCGCCATGCAGACTCGGAGCGAGTACGTCAGGCTTCGACAGGCCGCGGTGGTGTTGCAGGCTGCGTATCGCGGCACACAGGTCCGACGGGCGCTGAGGACCAAGAACCACGCAGCCGTGGTAATCCAGTCCCACGTACGCTTCTTCCTCTGCCGCCGGCGCTATCTGGCCTTAAGAGCAGCTGCTGTCGTGGTTCAGCGGCGGTATCGTGCGAGTGTGCTCGGCCGAGCGGAACGGGAGCGCTACCAGCAGGTCCAGAGAGCAGCTGTGGTTCTGCAGGCCGCTACCCGTGGGCTCCTGCTGCGACGCCGCTTACAGAGGGAGCACCAGGCAGCCACCGTCATCCAGGCCTTCTTCAGAGGTCAGAAGGCTCGACTGTCCTACCTGGCGCTGAGGTGTGCCGCCACCATCATCCAGCAGCGGTACCGAACGGTAGCTGCGGGCCGGCTAGCGAGAGAGGACTACTTGAGGAAGAGAGCGGCAGCCGTGTGTCTCCAGTCTGCCTTCAGGGGAGCGCGGGCTCGGAGGCGCGTCCGCGAGATGCACGAAGCCGCCACCGTCATCCAGGCGTTCTTCAGAGCTCAGAAGGCTCGACTGTCCTACCTGGCACTGAGGTGTGCTGCCACCATCATCCAGCAGCGGTACCGTGCGGTGGTTGCGGGCCGCCGAGTGAGAGAGGACTACTTGAGGAAGAGAGCGGCAGCCGTGCGTCTGCAGTCTTCCTTCAGGGGAGCGCGGGCTCGGAGACGCGTCCGGGAGATGCACAAGGCCGCCACCGTCATCCAGGCGTTCTTCAGAGCTCAGAAGGCTCAACTGTCTTACCTGGCACTGCGGTGTGCCGCCACCATCATCCAGCAGCGATACCGAGCGGTCGTTGCGGGCCGCCGAGCGAGAGAGGACTACTTGAGGAAGAGAGCGGCAGCCGTGTGTCTCCAGTCTGCCTTCAGGGGAGTGCGGGCTCGGAAGCGTGTCCGCGAGATGCACAAGGCCGCAACGGTCATCCAGGCTCGCTTCAGGGGGCACGTCCAGCTCGTCAGCTACCAGCGCTCCCGTCGGGCGGCTCAGGTCATCCAGCAGAGGCTACGAGCGCACCTGGCCAGGAACGCTGCCGTGCGTGAGTACTCCGCCTTGAAGTCGGCAGCCGTGTGCCTTCAGGCCAGTTACCGCGGGATGATGGCGAGGAGGCGTCTGGCAGAAAAGCAGAGCGCTGCTGTGGTGATCCAGAGGATATACAGGACGCACAAGCAGCGCAGAGACTACCTGGCGCTCAGAGGAGCCGTCGTGAAGATCCAGAGACACCTACGAGCCACTCTGATGGCACGGCAGGAGCAGAGACGCTTGTGCTCCGTGCGCAATGCAGCCGTCACCCTCCAGTCCGCATTCAGAGGCATGAAAGACAGACGAGAGCTGAAGAGGCAACACACGGCTGCTGTGCTCATCCAGGCTCACTTCAGGATGCACAGGACAAGAGTGCGATATCAGGCCATGAGGCTGGCTTCAGTCATCATACAGACGCACTACAGGCACCGTCTCCAGGGAAAGCGCGTCAGGGAGGACTATCTGAAGCTCCGCCGAAGCGCAACCCTGGTTCAGGCGGTCTTCCGAGGCAATCGGGCCAGGCGTGATGTCGGTCGGATGCACTCGGCGGCCCGTCTGATCCAGGCCCAGTTCAGGATGCACCGTCTCCGAGCGCGCTATCTGGCGCTCCAATGGGCCACCAAGGCCATCCAGGAGAGGTACCGTGCCAACAGGCTGcgaaactatcaggtgcagcagTACGCGACCATGAAAAGAGCTGCGCTGACCATCCAGTCTGCCTTCCGTGGCCATCAAGCGAGGCAGGAGTTGAAGACCAGGCACAACATGGCTACCGTTATCCAGAGacagtttttgacctttttggaAAGGAGGCGTTTCTTGGCGGTCAGGGCGGCTGCGGTCCTCTGTCAAAGGCGGTATCGCGCCAAGCGGACGGTACTGGAGTGTCGGCAGGAGTACCTGGACAAAAGGAAAGCCTGCGTCACCATTCAGGCGTGTTACAGAGGGTTCAGGGTTCGAAAGCAGGTGCGGCAACAACACAAGGCAGCCACGATCATCCAGGCCTGCGTCAGGAAACACCTCTGCAGGTCCCACTACGTTCGCTTGTTGAGCGCTGTGCAGGTTGTTCAAGACCGCTTCAGAGCCAATGTGCAGATGAGGGAAGCTCTAGAAGACTACCAAAGGAAGAGGCAGGCTGTGGCCGTGCTCCAGGCAGCGTTTCGCGGCATGAAAGTCCGGCAGAGCCTGCTCCTGCAGCACCAGGCTGCGGTGGTTCTGCAGAGCAGCTGGCGAGCTTGCCAGGAGCGCAGACGCTACCTCGCCCTCCGAGCAACCGCCGTCGCCATCCAACGCCGGTATCAGGCCGTGAAGGCGGCTCGGGAGGACAGGCAGCGTTACCTCTGTCTGCGTCGTGCTGCGATCACTCTGCAGGCTGCCCTCCGCGGACGGAACACCAGGAAGCACCTCCTCCGCCAGCACCAGGCGGCCACCACCATTCAGGCCGCATTCAGGGGCTGGAGCCAGCACGTCAAGTACCAGGCCATGAGGTTCTCCGCCATAGTCATCCAGACCCAGTACCGCGCTTACATGGTGGGTCGAGGTGTCCGTCAGGAGTACGCCACACTCAGGAGGTCTGCCGTTGCGATCCAGGCCGCGTTCCGTGGCCATCTCGCCAGGCGGAAGGCTGCGGAAATGCAGCGGGCGGCGACGGTTATCCAAGCGAGCTTCAGGAGACGCCGGCAGCAGGCGACGTTCAGGAGACAGCGCTGGGCCGCCTCCGTGCTCCAGCAACGCTTCCGGGCTAGCCAGCTGAGGAACGAGCACGTGCAGAATTACCAGCAGCTGAGGAGCGCCGCTGTCAGCCTCCAGGCAGCCTTCAG AGCCAAGAAGGCGAGGCAGCAGGCTTCGCGTCTGAGGGCAGCGAGGGTCGTCCAGTCCTTCCTGAAGATGGCGGTGCAGCGACGCCACTACCTGAGGACGAGGGCCGCCTCCGTCACCCTGCAGGCAGCCTGGAGAGCACGCCTGGCCCGCCAACGCTACACGCAGACGCGCGTGGCCGCCACGCTCATCCAGGCGTGGTACCGCTCATGCCGGCGGGCACGCGAGGAGAGGGAACAGCTTGCCAGGGCTGGATGGGCTGCGGTGACGCTGCAGGCGGCGTTCCGGGGAATGCTGGCGAGGAGGACGGCACAGCGGGAACGTGCGGCCGTCAGGATCCAGGCGACGCTGAGAGGGGCGCTCCAGCGGAGGAGGTTCCAGAGGCTCAGGAGGAGCGCCATTGCACTGCag GCGGTGTACCGAGGGTGTCGATTAAGGCGTGAGGTGGAGCGTCAGAGGGCTGCAGCTGTGGTCATCCAGCAGCACTATAGAGCTCATCGACTCGGCCAGATAGACCGGCAACACTTCCTCAAGACCAGGGCAGCAGCTCTCCTCATCCAG GGAGCGTTGCGTCAGCTGCTGTGGCGGCGTGCTGTGCGTCGGGAGGAGGCTGCGGTGAGGATCCAGGCCTTCTTCAGGGGCCGCCAGGCCAGGCAGCACTGTGTCGCCCGCAGGGCAGCCGTGCGCACCGTACACCGATGCCTCCAGACCAGGCTCCAGCGCACAAG GTTCCTGGCTCTGCAGCAGAATGCTCGGCTGGTGCAGCGAAGATGGCGTGAGACGCTGGCATCGCGCCGTCAACGGCAACACTTCCTGCTCGTGAAGGTCTCCGCGGTCACCATCCAAGCCTGCTGGAGGGGGCATGCCACCAGGATAAACATCAGCAAG GAGAAGAAGGCGGCCATCTTGATCCAGGCCCGATTCAGAGGCCACGCTCAGAGACGGAACTTCCAGCAGCTCAGAGAGGTCACTGTGGCGATGCAGAGGCGGTTCCGTGCCGTGCGACGCGAGCGTCTCGAGAGAGCCGATCAGATGCGCCGGGCTGCGGCCGCCACTGTTCTACAGGCTCACTGGCGCGGCTGGCTCACCAGGAGACGG CTCCAGGAGGCCAGGGATGCCCGCAGGCGTCTGTGCTTCACGTCGGCGGCGTACCACCACGCCTGTGCCATCAGGATCCAGCGGGCGTATCGCGCCCACAGAGCCCTCCAGGCTGCCAGAGCACAGATGCACTCAGTCCTCTGCATTCAG cggtgGGTGAAGTGCTGGCTGCAGCGGCGGCGGTACCTGTTGGAGCGAGAGCGGGCACGTGAGGCTCGTCGCGAGGCCCAGGAGAGGGAAGCCAGACGCCACCACGCCGCCACTGTCATCCAGCGCGCCGTACGGGCACACCTGCAGCGCAGACGCCAGGAGCGGGTGCATCGCGGCATCCTCAGGGCACAG GCTTTGTGGAGAGGTCACTGCTCCCGAAAGCTGCACGACAACCGAAAGATAGTTGCCATGCGGCATCGCTTCCGAAAGGTCAACCGAGAGCTAAAGGAGGAGGATCGCCTGCGCAACAAGACGGTCACAGCCATCGACTACCTGCTAGCCTTCAACAACTACGCCTACATCCTCCTAGCCTTGAAATACCTAG AGACGGCGACGCGTTTGTCTCCGGAGTGCTGTGAGCACCTGGTGAAGAGTGGAGCCACGGAGAAGATCGTCACCCTCATCAGGAGCTGCAACCGCAGCCTGCCCTCCATGGAGGCTATCAGCCTGGCCACCCAGGTGCTG